TAAATTTGACCCGCCGGCCGAACTGACCGAAGTCCCGGCCGATCTGCCGACCGGTCTGCTGACCGAAGGGGTCGATCTCGGCGGTCGTCTGGTTGCTTATAACAGCCGGACCGTCTCTTCCGAGCTTTCCGAAGAACTAAAAGCGCAAGGAGTCATCTTCGGCAGTTTTTCCGAAGTGTTGGCATCGCATCCCGAGATCGTGCGTAAGCATTTCGCCCAGGCGGTCGATCCGCACTTCGACAAGTTCTCGGCGATGCACGCCGCGTTCTTCACCACGGGACAAGTTTTGTACGTTCCGCGCGGCGTGGTGGTGAAAAAGCCGTTGCACGCGTTGTCGTTGCTGGGCGCAGGCGGCGTCGATCTGGGGCACACATTGGTGATCTTGGAAGAAGGCGCCGAAGCGACCATGCTGAACGAGACGGCCAGCATCGATGAAGCCGCACCGGGGCTCCACTGCGGAGCGATCGAACTGTTCGTTCACCCGCGAGCTCGCCTTCGCTATATCAATTTGCAAAACTGGGGACGCGGCGTTTGGCACTTCGCCCATCAAAAGGGGGTCGTGGAACGCGACGCCCACATCCAGTGGACGATCGGCGCGCTCGGCAGCAAGCTGTCGAAGGTCAATCAGCATGTCGCGTTGGCCGGCGTCGGCGCCGAGAGTGAAGTGAACGGCGTGATGTTCACCGAAGGTCGTCAGCATCTGTCGTATCACACGCTGCAGCATCACGAAGCCCCCAATTGCCGCAGCAACTTTCTGTACAAGACGGCCCTGCAAGATCGCTCGCGCACCGTGTGGCGCGGCATGATCAAGGTCGACAAAGACGCGCAAAAGACCGACGGCTATCAACGGAACGACAACCTGTTGTTGACCGAGCATTGCCGCGCGGACTCGATTCCTGGGTTGGAGATCGAAGCGGACGACGTTCGTTGCACGCATGGCGCGACGATCGGCCGTGTCGACGAAGAACAAATTTTTTACGCCCAATGCCGCGGCTTTACGCGGAAAGAAGCGATTCGTGCGATCGTAATCGGTTTCTTCCAACAGGTCTTTGACCGGATTCCGGTCGAAAGCGTGCGGGAAGCTTTGGGCAAAGCGATCGCGACGCGCGTTCGCGAGTACGAATAAAAACGCGGCTAGAAAGCATAAAGAATACATGGCTGAATTTGTACGTGTCGCGTCGGTGGATGCGATTGCGGATCCTGGCAAAAGCGTTTTTGAAGTCGACGATCAAGTCGTGGTGGTGTTTCATGTCGATGGGCAATTCTCTTGCCTGGATGATGTTTGCACGCACGACGATGGGCCCCTCGGCGAAGGCCGTTTGGAAGGGGGTACGATCGCCTGTCCGCGGCATGGAGCCAAGTTTGATATTCGCACCGGTGCGGCGCTCTCGATGCCCGCCACGCGAGCGACGGTTTGTCACGAAGTCAAAGTAGAAGACGGCGCCGTTTGGGTTCGGCTTCGCAGTTAGTAGGGAGAATCAGTTCAATGGCGATTAGCGAAGATTCCGTACGCGAAGAAATCAAGAAAGTGATCGACCCCGAGTTGTTCGTCAACATCGTCGATCTCGGTCTGGTTTACGTCATCGATGTCCAACCGGCCGACGAACCAGAAATGTCGAACGTCTTGATCGAAATGACGATGACCAGCCCGGCCTGTCCCGCTGGCCCGCAACTGATTGGACAAACCAAGCAGTTTGTCGGTCAGATCGAAGGCGTCAAAGAGGTCGAAGTGAAGATCGTCATGGAACCGCCGTGGACGCCGGATCGCATGACGGAAGACGCGCGAGATCAGCTCGGCATCTTTTAGAAAACGGGCCAGATAATTGTCTCGTCACGCGAGCATTTTCGGGCGTCATGTTTTTATTAGCCGTAGTGCGTTAGCACCGGTTTCTGATGAGAACTCATTTGCGAAAGACAATTGGTGACAGAAACCGCGGCTAACGCCGTGCGGCTGATTTCGTGGAAGCCGAAAATAGCGGTTTGACAGAACACTAGCCCGTTGCGCCAGCGAGGGAATGCGGGTCGCCACTTCAAGCCGTGTTGGCGTCGCCAGCCGCATTCCCTCGCTGGCGCAACGGGCTAGTGTCGAATCGATTCGGATTTCGATCTCCGTCATTCCTTTGCGACCGTATTTCCCTCGCTCACGCTCTTGGGCTACGAAGAGGTTCGCACCGTGAAACGCGTCTTCGTTTACGAGTTCATCACCGGCGGCGGGCTTTTCTGCTTACCCAACGCGCCCTCACCTTCCGGTTCTCTCTTGGAAGAGGGAGCTTTGATGCGGTCGGCGGTTGTGGACGGACTGTTGGAAGCCGGCGTTTCTGTCTCATTGCTGCGAGACCAACGACTGCCGGCTGAAGGGAAGCCAGGGTGCGAAGAGGTGGTCGTTACCTCGTCGGCAAACGAACGAACCACGTTTGAGGCCGCCTGTGAACGCGCAGACGCCGTATTGGTGATCGCTCCCGAATTTGACTCTCTATTGCTGGATCGCGTTCGCTGGGCCGAAGCGGGGGCGGCTCGCTTGATCAGTCCCGGTTCCGACTTGGTGGCAATCGCCGGCGATAAGTGGAAGACTTACCAATGCTGGCTTCGCGCCAGCGTGCCGACTCCGCCCACTTGGCTAGCGAAAGACTTCACGCTTGCAGACGATTGCGATCGTTACGTTCTCAAACCAAGGGATGGAGCAGGCTCACAAGATACTGATTTTTTAGATTCCGTCGAAAAATTGGCCGAACGTCCCGGGGCCATTGTTCAAACTTACTGTGATGGTTTGCCTGTCAGCACTGGCCTGTTGAGTGACGGAAATCAAATCGTTTCGCTTCCTCCAGCAATCCAGCAGATCGACTGTTATAAGGGATTTCAATATCGTGGAGGCTCTTGGCCCCTTACTGGGGATCTGAAGGAGCGTGCAGAGACGTTGGCGCGACGCAGCGCTGCGGCTCTGCCACCTTTTCGGGGTTATATCGGCGTTGATATGATTCTGAACGCGATGGATGGCGGTGATTTCGCCATTGAGATCAATCCTCGCTTGACGACTTCCTATTTCGGATT
The nucleotide sequence above comes from Blastopirellula sp. J2-11. Encoded proteins:
- the sufD gene encoding Fe-S cluster assembly protein SufD, which gives rise to MPMGVTAVTDTAKFSASALDELIAKRQEPDWLVDLRRAAFETFCEKALPSRKEEEWMRTDIRTFHLDKFDPPAELTEVPADLPTGLLTEGVDLGGRLVAYNSRTVSSELSEELKAQGVIFGSFSEVLASHPEIVRKHFAQAVDPHFDKFSAMHAAFFTTGQVLYVPRGVVVKKPLHALSLLGAGGVDLGHTLVILEEGAEATMLNETASIDEAAPGLHCGAIELFVHPRARLRYINLQNWGRGVWHFAHQKGVVERDAHIQWTIGALGSKLSKVNQHVALAGVGAESEVNGVMFTEGRQHLSYHTLQHHEAPNCRSNFLYKTALQDRSRTVWRGMIKVDKDAQKTDGYQRNDNLLLTEHCRADSIPGLEIEADDVRCTHGATIGRVDEEQIFYAQCRGFTRKEAIRAIVIGFFQQVFDRIPVESVREALGKAIATRVREYE
- a CDS encoding non-heme iron oxygenase ferredoxin subunit; translated protein: MAEFVRVASVDAIADPGKSVFEVDDQVVVVFHVDGQFSCLDDVCTHDDGPLGEGRLEGGTIACPRHGAKFDIRTGAALSMPATRATVCHEVKVEDGAVWVRLRS
- a CDS encoding metal-sulfur cluster assembly factor, producing MAISEDSVREEIKKVIDPELFVNIVDLGLVYVIDVQPADEPEMSNVLIEMTMTSPACPAGPQLIGQTKQFVGQIEGVKEVEVKIVMEPPWTPDRMTEDARDQLGIF
- a CDS encoding ATP-grasp domain-containing protein — encoded protein: MKRVFVYEFITGGGLFCLPNAPSPSGSLLEEGALMRSAVVDGLLEAGVSVSLLRDQRLPAEGKPGCEEVVVTSSANERTTFEAACERADAVLVIAPEFDSLLLDRVRWAEAGAARLISPGSDLVAIAGDKWKTYQCWLRASVPTPPTWLAKDFTLADDCDRYVLKPRDGAGSQDTDFLDSVEKLAERPGAIVQTYCDGLPVSTGLLSDGNQIVSLPPAIQQIDCYKGFQYRGGSWPLTGDLKERAETLARRSAAALPPFRGYIGVDMILNAMDGGDFAIEINPRLTTSYFGLRQLCRGNLSAAMLAFALGEPIEIEFSSEAYQFKL